In Pyxidicoccus xibeiensis, the following proteins share a genomic window:
- a CDS encoding type III polyketide synthase, with protein sequence MLSSTSGQDSAPFLRAVGRALPPHYATQEQLIAAFRELWAKRHFNLERLEDLHRAVQVGGRYLALPIDAYPPLVTFQQRNDAWTRVATELSETVVRQALVKAELTPRDVDHVFFVTVTGIATPSIEARVANRVHFRDDFKRTPLFGLGCVAGAAGLARAADYLRAFPTHTALVIATELCSLTLQREDLSIPNIIASGLFGDGAACAVLRGGAVPGPRGPRVVASRSVFYPDTERVMGWDVVDSGFKVVLSAKVPNLVKDHIRGNVEGFLAEHGLSRKDIRHWVAHTGGPKVLKAFEEALELEAATLERSWASLREVGNLSSASVLFVLGETLESAGARPGDWGLMMAMGPGFCAEMVLLRW encoded by the coding sequence ATGCTCAGCAGCACCTCAGGCCAGGACAGCGCGCCTTTCCTCCGTGCGGTAGGTCGTGCCCTTCCCCCCCACTACGCCACGCAGGAGCAGCTCATCGCGGCCTTCCGGGAGCTGTGGGCGAAGCGCCACTTCAACCTGGAGCGGCTGGAGGACCTGCACCGCGCCGTGCAGGTGGGAGGCCGCTACCTCGCGCTGCCGATTGACGCGTACCCGCCGCTCGTCACCTTCCAGCAGCGCAACGACGCCTGGACGCGCGTGGCCACGGAGCTGAGCGAGACGGTGGTGCGCCAGGCGCTGGTGAAGGCGGAGCTCACGCCGCGAGACGTGGACCACGTCTTCTTCGTCACGGTGACGGGCATCGCCACGCCGAGCATCGAGGCGCGGGTGGCCAACCGCGTGCACTTCCGGGACGACTTCAAGCGCACGCCGCTGTTCGGCCTGGGGTGCGTGGCGGGCGCGGCCGGGCTGGCGCGGGCGGCGGACTACCTGCGGGCCTTCCCCACGCACACGGCGCTCGTCATCGCCACGGAGCTGTGCTCGCTGACGCTGCAGCGCGAGGACCTGTCCATCCCCAACATCATCGCCTCCGGCCTCTTCGGTGACGGCGCGGCCTGCGCGGTGCTGCGGGGTGGGGCGGTGCCAGGCCCGAGGGGGCCGAGGGTGGTGGCGTCGCGCTCGGTGTTCTACCCGGACACGGAGCGGGTGATGGGCTGGGACGTGGTGGACTCCGGCTTCAAGGTGGTGCTGTCGGCCAAGGTGCCAAATCTCGTGAAGGACCACATCCGGGGCAACGTGGAGGGCTTCCTCGCCGAGCACGGGCTGAGCCGCAAGGACATCCGGCACTGGGTGGCGCACACGGGCGGACCCAAGGTGCTGAAGGCCTTCGAGGAGGCGCTGGAGCTGGAGGCGGCGACGCTGGAGCGCTCGTGGGCGTCGCTGCGGGAGGTGGGCAACCTCTCCTCGGCGTCGGTGCTCTTCGTGCTGGGCGAGACGCTGGAGTCCGCCGGGGCGCGTCCCGGGGACTGGGGATTGATGATGGCCATGGGTCCGGGCTTCTGCGCGGAGATGGTGCTGCTGCGATGGTGA